In the Syntrophus gentianae genome, ATTTTCGCGCCCTCCATTGATCGAAAGCAGCCTGATATCTTTTGTTGAACCTTGGTCATTCGCAGGTCATTTTCGGCCTGGTTGTTCGAGAATGGCACATTGTAATCAACCACGAATCGCAATGTCTCGTTCTCGTAATCTCGCAGGCGTTCCAGAAGATTTCTTGCTTTTGACCTTGCTGTTTTGCCTTTTTTCTTTTTCTCT is a window encoding:
- a CDS encoding IS66 family transposase — translated: EKKKKGKTARSKARNLLERLRDYENETLRFVVDYNVPFSNNQAENDLRMTKVQQKISGCFRSMEGAKIFCRIRSYLSTCRKQGVTASEALRLLFQGKWPDFMSVKEQSTE